One Alicyclobacillus acidoterrestris DNA window includes the following coding sequences:
- a CDS encoding Ppx/GppA family phosphatase codes for MRIGIIDLGSNSARLVVYEVSENRGYRPCFRMKKNIQLAQYIDDTGKISSAGIQQAVVTVRAFRNAGQVFNVEHWVAAGTAAIRQSENGMDVLRILEEETGIHFRCLSGKEEAWYTYLGVINTMDIQDAILVDIGGASTEITHVCNREFVNTVSLPFGALTLTKKFSDVETSVQAESVFQFMKEQMQNIPWLTELSNLPVIGTGGTARAIGKISDHMHRSQVNRLDGVEVQRSVIEQIYEQMKSKTVKERKKLGKLSDSRAKLIYAGVAAIWALISLTSADAFFVNGNGLREGLFYEYLFRNRTTPVLCSVKEHSIENLMRLFDIPTGAAHAVADRAVTLFEQLVPVHKLGSNYKELMRTAALLEMMGALVNVERYKRHSDYLIRSSHLHGFSQDEMLKISRVIIGNGQKPFKQLNFIIQLAKAMVYETNASEVCLDKHKNELTIVCPQASSSGMCAALASMEKDFVKQFGIRFKPIACS; via the coding sequence ATGCGAATCGGAATCATTGACCTGGGCTCAAACTCTGCGCGCTTGGTCGTTTACGAGGTTAGCGAGAACAGAGGGTATCGACCGTGTTTTCGGATGAAGAAGAACATTCAATTGGCGCAATACATAGATGATACGGGCAAAATTTCTTCTGCAGGTATTCAGCAAGCCGTAGTGACTGTAAGGGCCTTTCGCAATGCTGGCCAAGTTTTCAATGTGGAGCATTGGGTGGCTGCAGGGACAGCCGCCATTCGACAGTCCGAGAACGGAATGGACGTTTTGCGGATTTTAGAGGAAGAAACAGGTATACACTTCCGGTGTTTAAGTGGCAAAGAGGAAGCTTGGTATACCTATCTAGGTGTGATCAATACGATGGACATCCAGGATGCCATTCTGGTTGACATTGGTGGCGCCAGTACGGAAATCACACACGTGTGCAACCGGGAGTTTGTCAATACGGTGAGCCTACCGTTTGGGGCGCTCACACTGACTAAAAAATTTTCAGACGTCGAGACATCCGTTCAAGCCGAGTCAGTCTTTCAGTTTATGAAGGAACAAATGCAAAATATCCCCTGGTTAACGGAGTTAAGTAACCTTCCGGTCATTGGTACAGGTGGTACGGCGCGTGCTATTGGGAAAATCTCCGACCACATGCATCGCAGTCAGGTAAACCGTCTGGACGGTGTTGAGGTGCAGAGATCGGTGATTGAACAAATTTATGAACAGATGAAATCGAAAACGGTGAAGGAGCGTAAAAAGTTAGGAAAACTATCAGATTCCAGGGCTAAACTCATTTACGCCGGTGTTGCGGCCATTTGGGCGTTAATCAGTTTGACGTCAGCCGATGCCTTCTTCGTCAATGGGAACGGATTGCGGGAAGGGCTCTTCTACGAGTATCTCTTTCGCAATAGGACAACGCCAGTGCTATGTTCTGTGAAGGAGCATAGTATCGAAAATCTGATGCGGCTGTTTGATATACCAACGGGTGCGGCGCATGCTGTAGCAGATAGGGCGGTGACTCTATTTGAGCAACTTGTGCCTGTTCATAAATTGGGATCGAACTATAAAGAACTGATGCGCACCGCTGCGCTTCTTGAAATGATGGGCGCACTTGTGAACGTGGAACGCTATAAACGGCACAGCGATTATCTTATTCGCTCATCGCACCTACACGGGTTTTCTCAAGATGAAATGTTGAAGATCAGTCGAGTGATTATCGGAAATGGGCAAAAGCCATTTAAGCAACTGAACTTCATCATTCAGCTAGCGAAAGCGATGGTCTATGAAACGAACGCCAGCGAGGTTTGTCTCGACAAGCACAAGAATGAATTGACCATCGTATGCCCGCAAGCGTCCTCATCGGGGATGTGTGCTGCCTTAGCGTCGATGGAAAAGGACTTCGTCAAGCAATTTGGGATTCGATTCAAGCCAATTGCCTGCTCGTGA
- the ppk1 gene encoding polyphosphate kinase 1 codes for MANRTINLAVLLESTDGEDGVEDLFAVVQMPSMLPRFIALPATSGERTFVMLEDVIKEHIALLFSDSAVVEAACFRITRNADITLDEDVEDILKEIQKELKNRRKKGDIVRLEIEDKMSHTMQMTLRDWLMLTDEDIYAVDGPIDATCFGELYHLPDCDHLRYAPLAPQIPRDLLGVQDIFQAIAQRDIMLFHPYESFDPVVQFIHQAANDADVFAIKQTLYRVSGNSPIVSALKRAAENGKQVTVILELKARFDEANNIEWAKRLEESGCHVIYGLVELKTHSKIALVVRKEGDRLRRYVHLGTGNYNDTTARIYTDISMFTAREDIGDDATAFFNFLTGCREPSSVPSWKEICTAPHGLKDKFLALIQNEINQSTPEKPGRIIAKMNSLTNKDIIKALYQASNASVQIDLIVRGICCLRPGRPGVSENIRVSSIIGPQLEHSRIFYFQNGGDELLYLSSADWMTRNLENRVEILFPVVQENLKDRLKHILDIHLSDNVNRYILASSGLYRKVRLQGNDMPLASQLYFYEEACRHAAGSHATSIPYIPVTLET; via the coding sequence GTGGCGAATAGGACCATTAATCTCGCAGTGCTTCTGGAGTCGACAGATGGCGAAGACGGTGTCGAGGACTTGTTTGCAGTCGTTCAAATGCCTTCGATGCTCCCTCGCTTCATTGCGTTGCCTGCAACAAGTGGAGAAAGAACATTCGTCATGCTCGAGGACGTCATCAAAGAACACATCGCTCTGCTATTTTCAGATAGTGCGGTCGTAGAAGCCGCCTGCTTTCGAATCACCCGGAACGCCGATATCACTTTGGACGAAGACGTTGAAGATATTCTGAAAGAGATTCAAAAGGAGCTCAAGAATCGTCGAAAAAAGGGAGATATCGTCCGGTTAGAAATTGAGGACAAAATGAGTCACACCATGCAGATGACGTTACGTGATTGGCTCATGCTCACGGACGAGGACATCTATGCTGTCGATGGCCCAATCGACGCAACCTGTTTTGGTGAACTCTATCACCTTCCCGACTGTGACCACCTTCGATACGCGCCGCTTGCACCTCAGATTCCACGAGATTTGCTCGGTGTACAGGATATTTTCCAAGCCATTGCGCAAAGGGATATTATGCTGTTTCATCCCTATGAGTCATTTGATCCAGTGGTTCAATTTATCCACCAAGCTGCAAACGATGCCGACGTGTTCGCCATCAAACAGACGCTCTACCGAGTGAGCGGAAACTCCCCCATTGTGAGTGCGCTCAAGCGAGCCGCTGAAAATGGCAAACAGGTCACTGTGATTTTAGAATTAAAGGCGCGTTTCGATGAAGCCAATAATATCGAATGGGCCAAGCGACTAGAGGAGTCCGGGTGCCACGTCATTTATGGTTTAGTCGAACTGAAAACCCATAGCAAAATTGCACTTGTGGTTCGCAAAGAGGGAGACCGCCTCCGGCGATATGTCCATTTAGGTACAGGGAACTACAATGATACCACGGCCCGCATCTATACAGACATAAGCATGTTTACCGCTCGAGAGGACATTGGCGACGATGCGACTGCATTCTTTAATTTTCTCACAGGCTGCAGAGAACCGTCGTCCGTACCCTCGTGGAAAGAGATTTGTACGGCACCACATGGACTCAAAGACAAATTTCTTGCGCTCATTCAAAATGAAATCAACCAAAGTACACCGGAAAAACCCGGTCGAATCATTGCAAAGATGAATTCATTGACCAATAAGGATATCATCAAGGCACTGTACCAGGCTTCTAACGCCAGCGTACAAATTGATTTGATTGTGCGAGGAATCTGCTGTCTACGGCCTGGGCGACCTGGTGTCAGTGAAAACATCCGAGTTTCGAGCATCATCGGACCACAATTAGAGCACAGTCGAATTTTTTACTTTCAAAACGGCGGAGACGAACTTCTATATCTATCGAGTGCAGATTGGATGACACGAAATTTAGAAAATCGAGTTGAAATCCTATTTCCTGTCGTGCAGGAAAATTTGAAGGATCGATTAAAACACATCCTGGATATCCATCTTTCCGACAATGTCAATCGCTATATTTTGGCCAGTAGCGGATTGTACCGGAAAGTCAGACTCCAAGGCAACGACATGCCTCTCGCGAGTCAACTATATTTCTACGAAGAAGCCTGCCGGCATGCCGCGGGTTCACACGCCACATCCATTCCCTATATCCCCGTAACACTTGAAACATAA
- a CDS encoding DODA-type extradiol aromatic ring-opening family dioxygenase produces MANIVLGIGSSHSPQVSSPADVWPMHVERDKIYLGDTFQQREREIAATIQEQLKPEVWQKKYEACQVAVEHLNQVIKDVDPDIIVVVGDDQEELFWDDVKPTFGVFWGSELKDLPHPPEKEHPSLRPVLWAWHTTDETDHYPVQSDLAHHILECMMTEGFDVAQSKSQLEERSLGHAYTFVRRRLVTHRVIPMVPVFVNCFYPPNQPTPARCYELGRALRRAIESWGEDKRVAVIGSGGLSHFTLDEKLDELVIEGLKNKDVELLKTLPRERLQGASGEILNWVVAAGALEHLDVNYLEYVSGYRSPAGTGVGMTFAVWQ; encoded by the coding sequence GTGGCGAACATTGTGTTGGGGATAGGCTCATCGCACAGCCCTCAAGTGAGTAGTCCAGCAGATGTCTGGCCTATGCACGTCGAGCGAGACAAAATCTACCTTGGTGATACCTTTCAACAACGGGAGCGAGAAATTGCCGCAACGATACAGGAACAACTGAAGCCTGAAGTGTGGCAAAAGAAATATGAGGCATGCCAAGTGGCCGTCGAACATCTCAATCAGGTGATAAAGGATGTAGACCCGGATATTATCGTGGTGGTTGGAGATGACCAGGAGGAGTTGTTCTGGGATGATGTGAAGCCGACCTTTGGCGTGTTTTGGGGCTCAGAGTTGAAGGACCTCCCACACCCTCCAGAAAAGGAGCACCCGTCACTAAGACCCGTGCTTTGGGCATGGCACACGACCGACGAAACGGATCACTACCCCGTACAAAGTGATTTGGCCCACCATATTCTCGAATGCATGATGACCGAGGGATTCGATGTTGCGCAGAGTAAATCTCAATTGGAGGAGCGCTCATTAGGTCATGCGTACACGTTTGTGCGGCGACGATTGGTGACGCACCGCGTCATTCCGATGGTCCCTGTGTTCGTCAATTGCTTCTACCCGCCGAACCAGCCGACCCCTGCGCGTTGCTATGAGTTAGGCCGCGCACTTCGTCGCGCTATTGAATCGTGGGGTGAAGACAAACGGGTAGCTGTGATAGGCTCGGGTGGGCTTAGCCATTTTACTTTGGATGAGAAACTGGATGAACTCGTGATCGAAGGGCTCAAAAATAAAGATGTGGAGCTTTTGAAAACGCTACCAAGAGAGCGGCTGCAGGGAGCTTCTGGGGAAATTCTGAACTGGGTCGTGGCTGCAGGCGCCTTGGAGCACCTGGATGTAAATTATTTGGAATATGTCTCTGGTTATCGTTCTCCAGCTGGGACCGGCGTCGGCATGACGTTTGCCGTATGGCAGTAA
- a CDS encoding alpha/beta fold hydrolase codes for MENCATIRERQVTLSHGTTHYLEAGQGEPVILLHGVGFFSGGDYWIANMADLSRQFHVFAPDFVGWGNGDRLDVEYSFAYLVDFVREFQDAIGVDAAHIVGHSMGGWVAALFGYESPNRVETLTLVGSGGVSTRTLSTMTAFVSPTREAILAHVKETMHADEVSPVELADSWYQRTQLPGAVESYQKILNHMNNPVHRARYHLRRRLPYIRRPTLIIWGEDDKLNDLSMGQEMQSLIPNSELVIIPGGHFCPSETPKQFNTQLIQFLQRHPHRTVD; via the coding sequence TTGGAGAATTGCGCGACGATTCGTGAACGTCAAGTTACTTTGAGCCATGGAACGACGCATTATTTGGAAGCTGGGCAGGGAGAGCCAGTGATTCTGCTGCATGGGGTTGGCTTTTTTAGCGGTGGAGATTACTGGATTGCCAACATGGCCGACTTGAGCCGTCAGTTTCATGTGTTTGCCCCCGACTTTGTGGGGTGGGGAAATGGCGATAGGCTGGATGTTGAATATTCCTTCGCCTATCTCGTCGATTTTGTGCGAGAGTTTCAAGATGCCATAGGGGTAGACGCTGCGCATATTGTCGGGCACTCGATGGGCGGGTGGGTGGCCGCACTGTTCGGATACGAAAGCCCCAATCGCGTTGAAACGCTGACGTTAGTCGGTAGTGGTGGCGTGTCTACGCGTACACTCTCGACGATGACCGCGTTTGTGTCGCCTACGCGCGAGGCGATTTTGGCGCACGTCAAGGAAACGATGCACGCGGACGAGGTGAGTCCGGTAGAACTGGCGGATAGCTGGTATCAGCGCACGCAGTTGCCAGGTGCCGTCGAGTCGTACCAGAAGATTTTGAACCATATGAACAACCCAGTGCATCGCGCCAGGTACCATTTGCGTCGCAGGTTGCCCTACATTCGTCGGCCCACGCTGATTATCTGGGGGGAAGACGACAAGCTGAACGACCTCAGTATGGGGCAAGAAATGCAGTCGCTCATACCCAATTCGGAATTGGTCATTATACCGGGCGGTCATTTTTGCCCAAGTGAAACGCCAAAGCAGTTTAACACCCAGTTGATTCAATTTTTGCAGCGGCATCCGCACCGCACTGTCGATTGA
- a CDS encoding PIG-L deacetylase family protein → MVDTNKTITVVSAHSADFVWRAGGAIALYHDLGYRVRVLCLSYGERGESARLWKDGKTLEEIKQSRRAEAQHAAEILGAEVRFFDAGDYPLEVTKDLQDALVQEFREYRPELILTHSLTDPYNADHPRTTELVMECRILAQAHGYPSDLPVIGAPPVYLFEPHQPEQCNFQVDVLLDITPVFERKRQAMECMEAQEHLWEYYTDVAKRRGVQAGRNAGSSIKYGEAYQRIYPYVGKVFA, encoded by the coding sequence ATGGTCGATACGAATAAGACCATTACAGTTGTGAGTGCACATTCCGCAGATTTTGTCTGGCGCGCAGGAGGCGCCATTGCATTGTATCACGATCTCGGCTATCGCGTTCGCGTCCTCTGCTTATCGTATGGGGAACGCGGTGAGTCCGCCCGTCTCTGGAAGGATGGGAAGACGCTGGAGGAAATCAAGCAAAGTCGACGCGCGGAGGCACAGCACGCAGCGGAAATTCTAGGTGCTGAAGTGCGCTTCTTTGACGCCGGGGATTATCCACTGGAAGTGACGAAGGACCTGCAAGATGCGCTCGTACAGGAATTTCGGGAGTATCGACCAGAGTTGATTCTGACGCATTCTCTGACGGATCCGTACAACGCAGATCATCCTCGAACCACCGAATTGGTCATGGAATGTCGCATTTTGGCGCAAGCGCATGGCTATCCTTCGGATTTACCGGTGATTGGTGCACCGCCGGTTTATTTGTTTGAACCCCACCAGCCGGAGCAGTGCAATTTCCAGGTGGATGTCTTGTTGGATATTACCCCTGTATTTGAGCGTAAGCGTCAAGCGATGGAATGCATGGAGGCGCAGGAACATTTGTGGGAGTACTACACGGATGTGGCGAAGCGCCGGGGTGTACAGGCAGGGCGCAACGCTGGATCAAGCATCAAATACGGGGAAGCGTACCAACGGATATATCCGTATGTTGGGAAGGTGTTTGCATGA
- a CDS encoding 4-carboxy-4-hydroxy-2-oxoadipate aldolase/oxaloacetate decarboxylase — MSSVIVTHIERANANDVQALSAFGVATVHEAMGRRGLMNPYLRPIYDDAKVCGTAVTVSCHPGDNLMIHAAMEVCRPGDVLVVTVTSASTDGMFGELLGVSARAQGAQGLIIDAGVRDTVELTEMRFPVWAKAISAKGTVKATAGSVNIPVVCAGCIVNPGDIIVGDRDGVVVVPKAEAAQVALAAQARTDKEANVRNRLAQGELGLDIYGLREKLKALSVTYVSN; from the coding sequence ATGAGTTCGGTGATTGTTACCCATATCGAGCGAGCGAATGCGAATGATGTACAGGCGCTGAGCGCCTTTGGAGTGGCTACGGTTCACGAGGCAATGGGTCGAAGAGGGTTGATGAATCCATACCTTCGGCCTATCTATGACGATGCGAAAGTCTGTGGCACGGCGGTAACGGTGTCCTGTCACCCGGGTGACAACTTGATGATTCACGCCGCGATGGAGGTTTGTCGGCCTGGGGATGTCCTAGTGGTGACTGTGACTTCGGCGTCGACGGATGGTATGTTTGGCGAATTACTTGGTGTGTCGGCGCGCGCGCAGGGGGCACAGGGGTTAATTATTGACGCCGGCGTGCGGGATACGGTTGAACTGACCGAGATGAGATTTCCCGTGTGGGCAAAAGCCATCTCGGCGAAGGGGACGGTCAAGGCGACGGCGGGATCCGTCAATATTCCTGTGGTTTGTGCCGGATGTATCGTAAACCCAGGCGATATTATTGTCGGTGACAGGGATGGCGTCGTGGTGGTACCGAAGGCTGAAGCGGCACAGGTTGCACTGGCTGCGCAGGCGCGCACGGACAAAGAGGCGAATGTCAGAAATCGTTTGGCGCAAGGGGAATTGGGGTTGGATATCTACGGACTGCGTGAAAAGCTCAAAGCGCTGAGCGTCACTTATGTCTCCAATTGA
- a CDS encoding aldo/keto reductase, which produces MQYRTLGSTGVMVSRLRLGTMSFGRWIDERDSVEILDCALDAGVNLIDTADYYGTGQDAALPYGTGESEEILGRALRGRRHHVILATKVGFPIGSE; this is translated from the coding sequence ATGCAATATCGAACATTAGGAAGTACCGGTGTGATGGTTTCTAGGCTGCGCTTGGGTACGATGTCGTTTGGACGTTGGATAGATGAGCGAGATTCCGTCGAGATATTGGATTGTGCGCTCGACGCAGGCGTCAATTTGATTGATACCGCAGACTACTATGGAACGGGACAGGATGCGGCTTTGCCCTATGGAACTGGGGAGTCTGAGGAAATTCTTGGGCGTGCGCTCAGGGGGCGACGGCACCATGTGATCTTGGCCACAAAAGTTGGGTTCCCGATAGGGAGTGAATGA
- a CDS encoding aldo/keto reductase, with protein MRPIAEEAGMPLARFALAWVLHHPAVTCAIIGSTKKRHLLDAIEALDVRISDEQCKTVDEVTAKVDGLV; from the coding sequence TTGCGTCCGATTGCGGAGGAAGCGGGTATGCCGTTAGCCAGGTTCGCGTTGGCGTGGGTTCTTCATCATCCGGCAGTGACTTGTGCAATTATTGGTTCCACGAAAAAGAGACATCTGCTGGATGCGATAGAGGCCTTAGACGTCAGGATATCGGATGAACAATGTAAAACCGTTGATGAAGTCACGGCGAAAGTGGACGGTTTGGTATAA
- a CDS encoding GntR family transcriptional regulator: MHLDTNTKQSVQYDVVDRIRDAILNGEFLPNERLVEADLIAKYQVGRAAVRMALAELEKEYLVVREPNRGARVRAISLEEAIEITEVRALLEVLVAQKAAERVTAQQMDKLRAIIDQMTKAQANADLSQYSQLNRTLHKRLYDIAGHETAKRMIVNLRAQIVRYQFRASLMPGRTDVSLAEHQGIVDAVCAKDPVAAGAAMQKHMTSVTETLRKMPKQGLY, from the coding sequence ATGCATCTGGACACCAACACCAAACAAAGCGTGCAATACGACGTCGTGGATCGCATTCGAGATGCCATTCTCAACGGTGAGTTTCTGCCTAATGAGCGATTGGTTGAGGCAGATTTGATAGCGAAATACCAAGTCGGACGGGCAGCGGTGCGCATGGCGCTGGCCGAGCTAGAAAAGGAATACCTGGTCGTTCGTGAACCGAACCGCGGAGCTCGTGTGCGCGCAATTAGCCTGGAAGAGGCAATTGAAATCACAGAAGTGCGCGCATTGTTAGAGGTTTTAGTTGCACAGAAGGCCGCAGAGCGTGTGACCGCACAACAAATGGATAAACTACGCGCCATCATCGACCAAATGACCAAGGCACAAGCGAACGCAGACCTGTCGCAATACTCCCAATTGAACCGCACATTACACAAAAGGTTGTACGACATCGCAGGACATGAAACAGCGAAACGGATGATTGTGAACTTGCGAGCCCAAATTGTGCGCTATCAGTTTCGCGCATCTTTGATGCCAGGTCGGACAGATGTCTCTCTTGCAGAACATCAAGGTATTGTTGACGCCGTATGCGCCAAAGATCCAGTTGCCGCTGGTGCGGCCATGCAAAAACACATGACGAGCGTCACAGAGACGCTGCGAAAAATGCCTAAGCAAGGATTATATTGA
- a CDS encoding ABC transporter ATP-binding protein: MSVIEELVIRDLSKTFISSQGALSVLRDIDMQIPQGEFVTVIGPSGCGKSTLLKIIAGLDAQHEGDVTLDGEPVRAPGVDKGFIFQEHRLFPWLTVEENIAANLSLKHREVRDKVDKMIHLVHMDGFAKTYPRQLSGGMAQRVAIARAFIRDPKVLLMDEPFGALDAFTRAHMQEVLLDVWLQNQTTVILVTHDIDEAVVLAQRVVVMSAKPGTIRTIVPIDLPYPRKRSSTAFLELRREVLNQLEAHMVEAHAVISAPLNDEGGR, encoded by the coding sequence GTGTCTGTAATAGAGGAGCTTGTCATTCGCGATTTAAGTAAAACATTTATCTCCTCACAAGGTGCGCTCAGCGTGTTACGGGATATTGACATGCAAATTCCCCAAGGGGAATTTGTTACGGTCATCGGTCCGAGTGGATGCGGCAAGAGCACACTTCTCAAGATTATCGCAGGGCTCGATGCTCAACATGAAGGGGATGTGACGCTCGACGGGGAACCCGTGCGCGCGCCAGGTGTTGACAAGGGATTTATCTTTCAGGAACATCGGTTATTTCCGTGGCTCACGGTCGAAGAGAATATCGCTGCGAATTTGTCACTGAAACATCGCGAGGTCAGAGATAAAGTCGATAAGATGATTCATTTAGTCCATATGGACGGTTTTGCAAAGACCTACCCCCGTCAATTGTCGGGTGGCATGGCACAACGGGTGGCGATTGCGCGGGCGTTTATTCGTGATCCAAAAGTTCTCTTGATGGATGAACCTTTTGGGGCATTAGACGCGTTTACGCGAGCGCACATGCAAGAAGTGTTATTAGATGTGTGGCTTCAGAATCAGACAACCGTCATTTTGGTGACACATGACATCGACGAAGCGGTTGTACTCGCACAGCGGGTGGTCGTGATGAGTGCGAAACCTGGGACTATCCGGACCATTGTACCAATCGATTTGCCATACCCACGAAAGCGTTCGAGCACGGCGTTTCTCGAATTGCGTCGCGAGGTGCTCAATCAGTTGGAGGCGCACATGGTGGAAGCACACGCCGTCATCTCTGCGCCTTTAAACGATGAAGGAGGTCGATGA
- a CDS encoding aliphatic sulfonate ABC transporter substrate-binding protein yields the protein MAGRWVVNKWACGVASLLMAVVLAGCGVSTGQANTSLKGGQNEAKPTSSDAGVTVNIGTQSLMGPMYLAEKKGWFEQAFARVGAKVKWVQFTSGPPFFPAIASNHIDFGQVGNTPVLVGQAANVNFTEIAVDSSGKNGDALLVPKGSSLHSLQDLKGKKVAVAQGSSAYNLLYKALAKAGLTTSDIHIVQLQPNEAQPAFESHAVDAWATWEPYITEEVSLHGAEELATEQSLASADPGFTIVRSKFAQQHPDLVVRFLKVYQQALDYQKAHMDEAIQLYAKSTHLSPSVIRQMLENEDDENAPVTDEVVKEQQQTADFLYQQGALNTKLDVSKVVDNQYIEQVAKQSP from the coding sequence ATGGCGGGAAGATGGGTTGTGAATAAATGGGCGTGCGGCGTTGCGTCGCTGCTGATGGCAGTGGTGCTGGCTGGGTGCGGCGTGAGCACAGGACAGGCGAACACAAGTCTCAAGGGTGGGCAGAATGAGGCAAAGCCGACGTCCTCAGATGCGGGCGTCACGGTCAATATTGGGACCCAGTCCCTGATGGGCCCGATGTACCTGGCGGAAAAGAAAGGGTGGTTTGAACAGGCGTTTGCCCGCGTCGGCGCAAAAGTGAAGTGGGTACAGTTCACCAGTGGACCTCCGTTTTTTCCAGCCATTGCTTCCAATCATATCGATTTTGGCCAAGTGGGGAATACCCCCGTACTGGTTGGGCAGGCGGCGAATGTGAATTTTACCGAGATCGCGGTGGATAGCAGCGGTAAAAACGGGGATGCCCTACTCGTGCCAAAGGGCAGTTCATTGCACAGTTTGCAAGATTTGAAAGGTAAAAAGGTGGCGGTCGCGCAAGGGAGTTCCGCCTATAACCTGCTATATAAAGCTCTCGCGAAGGCTGGACTCACCACTTCAGACATTCATATTGTTCAATTGCAGCCGAACGAGGCACAGCCAGCCTTTGAGTCGCACGCAGTGGACGCTTGGGCGACATGGGAGCCCTACATTACGGAGGAAGTTTCCTTGCATGGCGCCGAGGAACTCGCAACCGAGCAATCTTTAGCGTCGGCTGATCCGGGATTTACGATTGTCCGGAGCAAGTTTGCGCAACAGCACCCCGATTTGGTTGTACGATTTCTCAAAGTCTATCAGCAGGCACTCGATTATCAAAAAGCGCACATGGATGAGGCCATACAGCTCTACGCAAAATCCACGCATCTGAGTCCATCCGTCATTCGGCAAATGCTCGAGAATGAAGACGATGAAAATGCCCCAGTCACCGATGAAGTGGTAAAGGAACAGCAACAAACCGCAGATTTTCTCTATCAGCAAGGGGCGCTGAATACCAAATTGGACGTTTCGAAAGTCGTAGATAACCAATATATCGAGCAAGTCGCGAAGCAAAGTCCGTAG
- a CDS encoding ABC transporter permease, which produces MAVPPVRRKRLPFVGSYLPIVVLVIWQAVCSLQLVIPAILPSPLEIAVAFWQLARSGVLISDLKISLIRVVFGFLLGAGLGLITGAFAGLYKRFEDVVDPSVQMLRTVPHLAITPLFILWLGLGEWSKDVLIATGAFFPMYMNTFMGIRSVDAKLFEVARVLQFNRVQQFTKLMLPAALPNVLLGLRLAIGVSWLGLVVAEMLGSSSGVGYLILNAQQFSQTDVVFVGLIIFALVGKLSDSFVRLLERRLLRWRDNYTG; this is translated from the coding sequence ATGGCCGTCCCCCCCGTCAGGAGAAAACGGCTGCCCTTTGTCGGGTCATATTTGCCTATCGTCGTGCTTGTGATTTGGCAGGCGGTATGTAGTCTACAACTTGTGATACCCGCCATTCTCCCGTCACCGCTGGAAATTGCAGTCGCCTTCTGGCAATTGGCTCGTTCCGGAGTATTGATTTCGGACTTGAAGATAAGCCTCATTCGGGTGGTCTTCGGGTTCTTGCTCGGAGCAGGTTTAGGTCTTATCACAGGGGCATTTGCTGGTCTGTACAAACGCTTTGAAGATGTCGTCGATCCCTCTGTACAAATGCTGAGAACCGTTCCTCATCTCGCGATTACACCGCTTTTCATCCTATGGCTTGGCCTTGGCGAATGGTCAAAGGACGTGCTCATTGCCACAGGTGCGTTTTTCCCAATGTATATGAATACGTTCATGGGTATCCGCAGCGTTGACGCAAAACTCTTTGAAGTGGCTAGGGTGTTGCAATTTAACCGGGTTCAGCAATTCACGAAACTGATGTTGCCCGCTGCGCTGCCAAATGTGCTGCTGGGGCTGAGATTGGCGATTGGCGTGTCGTGGCTTGGATTAGTGGTTGCTGAGATGCTCGGATCAAGTTCTGGCGTGGGTTATTTAATTTTGAATGCACAACAGTTTTCGCAAACGGATGTCGTCTTTGTCGGCTTGATTATCTTTGCTTTGGTAGGGAAGCTTTCGGATTCATTCGTCCGTTTGCTGGAGCGGAGACTTCTTCGTTGGCGCGACAATTATACAGGGTGA